The window GATTTCCGCGCTACGCGCCTCGCTCATCAGCTCGACTTCCGATAAGGATTTGACAGAAGGGGCCTTTTATCAGGCGATCGGCGCAGATGAAAGCGCCGGAACCAAAACGTTGAATCGGACCCGCAACGGCATACATGAGGCCCCGGGTGCCCGGCCGATCGATTCGGCTGCGATATAGGACAAGTGCATGAGCTCCAATTCCGACAACCAGTGGCACGCGACGACGATCCTGACCGTGCGCAAGGGCGGAAAAGTGGTCGTCGCCGGCGACGGACAGGTGTCGATCGGCGACACGGTGATGAAGCACACCGCCCGCAAGGTGCGCCCGCTCGGCGACGGCTCGGTGATCAGCGGCTTCGCCGGCGCCACCGCCGACGCGTTCACCCTGTTCGAACGGCTGGAGAAGAAGCTCGAGCAGTATCCGAACCAGCTGATGCGCGCCTCGGTGGAACTGGCCAAGGACTGGCGCACGGACCGTTATCTCAGGCATCTGCAGGCGATGATGATCGTCGCCGACTCGAGCGTCAGCCTGGTCGTCACCGGCAACGGCGATGTGCTGGAGCCGGAAAACGGCCTCGCGGCCATCGGCTCGGGTGGCAACTACGCGCTCGCGGCCGCCCGCGCGCTCGCCGACACCGACATGAGCGCGGAAGAGATCGCCCGCAAGGCGATGGCGATCGCCGCCGATATCTGCGTCTACACCAACGACAAGGTCGTCGTGGAAACGCTCGATGCCACTGCGTGACGATATCACGGCCGCCACGGCCGAAGGGATCATCGACCCGGACCGCGCGGAAAGACTGATCGCGTTTCTCGAAGCACGCAGGCGCGGCGAAGCCGACAGGGCGGCCGATCGCGAGGAGGTGCGCTTCGCACGCGGCTTCCACGACGTGTTCCTGACGATCGGCATCGTCATGCTGTTCATCGGCCTCGGCACCATGATCGTGCCGGTCGCGGGGCTGCTGCCGACCGCTTTCCTGGCGACCATCCTGTCGTGGGCTCTGGCCGAGTTCTTCGCGCGCAGGCGGCGGCTCGTGCTCCCGTCCATGGCGCTTGCGATCATCTTCGTCGTTCATGCCGGCGTGGTCGGGATGGCGATCTTCGGTCTAACCGTGATCAGCGTGGATGTGCTGTTCGAGCGTTCATTCGCGCTTCTGTTCGGCGCCCTGGTGGCGCTCGTCTCCGGCGGCGCCTTCTTCCTGCGCTTCCGCCTGCCGTTCACCCTCGCGGTAACCGCGGCGGCGGCCGTCGTCGCCTTCTTCAGCGCCGTGCACCTGGCCGCGCCGGGTGTCTTCGACACGGACGGTCCGCTGCTTCTCCTGATCGCCGGGCTTGCCGTCTTCGGTGTGGCGATGGCGTTCGATCTTTCCGATCCGCAGCGACGCACGCTGCGCAGCGACAATGCCTTCTGGCTGCATCTTCTCGCCGCGCCGCTGATCCTGCGCGGCGTGTTCCATTTCGTCCTCGCCGGTGGCGATCTCGACGCCGGTTCCGCCCTGATCATCGTCGGCACGGTCGTGCTCTTCGGCCTGCTCGCCGTCGTGATCGACCGGCGGGCCCTGCTGGTCGCCGGCCTCGTCTATCTCGGCTATTCGCTGTCGGAGCTCATCCGCGCGGCCGATCTCGGCGGGTCCAGCTCCGCCGCGCTCACCCTTACGCTGATCGGCGGAATGGTCATCCTGCTCGCCGTGGGCTGGCAACAGACGCGCTCGGCCCTTATCTCAGCGCTGCCGCTACCGGCCAACCTCGTTTCTCGTCTCCCCGTCATTCCGGAGCGCCCATGACCGATTTCTCCCCCCGCGAGATCGTTTCCGAGCTCGACCGCTACATCGTCGGCCAGAAGGATGCCAAGCGCGCCGTCGCGATCGCCCTGCGCAACCGCTGGCGGCGCCAGCAGCTCGAAGAGGGCCTGCGCGAAGAGGTTCTACCGAAGAACATCCTGATGATCGGCCCGACCGGCGTCGGCAAGACGGAGATCTCGCGCCGGCTCGCCAAGCTCGCCAATGCGCCGTTCATCAAGGTCGAGGCGACCAAGTTCACCGAGGTCGGCTATGTCGGCCGCGACGTGGAGCAGATCATCCGCGACCTGGTCGAGGCCGCGGTCGGCCTGGTGCGGGCCCGCCGGCGCAAGGAAGTGCAGGCGAAGGCGCATCTGGCCGCCGAGGAACGCGTGCTCGACGCGCTGGTCGGCCCAGGGGCCGGCCCGTCGACGCGGGAGGCCTTCCGCACCAAGCTGCGCGACGGCGAACTCGACGACAAGGAGATCGAGGTCGAGGTGCGCCAGAGCTCCATGTCCATGCCGCAGATGGACATTCCCGGCATGCCCGGCGCGTCGGTCGGCATGATCAATCTCGGCGACATGCTGGGCAAGGCCTTCGGCGGCCAGACCAAATCGCGCAAGGTGAACGTGAAGGATTCCTACGAACTGCTGATCGCCGAGGAATCCGACAAGCTGCTCGACGACGACCAGATCGTCCAGGAGGCGATCCACATTACCGAGAACAACGGCATCGTCTTCCTCGACGAGATCGACAAGATCACCGGCCGCTCCGAGCGCGTCGGCGGCGCCGACGTCTCCCGCGAGGGCGTGCAGCGCGACCTGCTGCCGCTGATCGAGGGCACGACCGTGTCGACCAAGCACGGGCCGGTGAAGACCGACCACGTGCTGTTCATCGCCTCGGGCGCGTTCCATGTGGCCAAGCCGTCGGACCTGTTGCCGGAGCTGCAGGGCCGCCTGCCGATCCGCGTCGAGCTGCGCGCGCTGACCGAAGAGGATTTCCGCCGGATCCTGACCGAGACCGAGGCGAGCCTGATCAAGCAGTATATCGCGCTGATGGGCACCGAAGGCGTCGATCTCGACATCACCGACGACGCCATCGCCGAAATCGCCAGGATCGCGGTGGAGGTGAACGGGTCGGTGGAGAATATCGGCGCGCGGCGTCTGCAGACCGTAATGGAACGGGTGCTCGACGAGATCAGCTTCGAGGCCCCCGGCAAGTCCGGGCAGACCGTGACGGTGGACGCGAAATATGTGCGCAAGCACATCGGCGACCTCGCCAAGAACGCCGATCTCAGCCGCTACGTGCTGTAGCGCGCCTGCAATTCCCCGGGCGTCCTGTCCGCGAGATGTCCGCAAGACCAGGACCGACGCCCGGGCGCGCGCGCCTACCGCTTGTCGCCGGTCGCGTGTTTCAGCCGCTGCACCAGGTCGGCGGCGTCCTCGCGGCTGAGCTTGCCGATGTCGCGGGCGATCCGGTTGGCGAGCTCCGTCGCCTCCGGCGCGAGCCCCGAGGTATCGACGGTAATGCGCGGATGCGACAGCTCGGCGAGGCGCGTGAGCTCCTCGGCTTCGTCCCAGATCACGTTGAAATAGGCGATGACGCCCTGGACCAGATACCAGGACGGGCGGCCGCGCTTGCCGTGCTCCAGGGCCGAGAGATAGGCCGACGAGACGCCGAGTGCGCCGGCCATCTGAGACAGGGTTATGCCGCGCGCCTTGCGCATCGCGCGCAGTCTTGCCCCGAACGGCGTCATCGCTCGCCCGCGCCCGGCTTGTCGGCGCGGCGCAGCTGCACGTAGAGCGCGCCGTCGCCGCCCTTGCGCGCATGCGCCCGCTCGTACCCGACCACCATCGCCCGGAACGGCGGCGTCGCCAGCCATTCGGGCACCGAGCGGCGCAATACCCCGCGCGTGCCCTCCTCCCACCATTCGGCCGCGCCCTCGCTCTTGCCCTTGCCGGTCACCACCAGCACCAGCCGGTGGCCGCGGGCGCGCGCGGTCTGCAGGAAGGACAGGAGACGCGCGTGTGCCTCGCGCTGGTTGAGGCCGTGCAGATCGATCTTGGCGTCGACGGATCGCGATCCCCTGGCGATGCGGCGGGTGAGCTTTCTGTCGATTGGAGAGAGCGTTGGAACCGGCGGTGGCGGCGGTGGTTTCGCGACGGCGGGGGCGCGGGATCGCGGCGCCGGCGAGACTGCCTTCGCCGGTGCGGTGGGTTCGGTCCCCGGCTCATCGGGTGGGACAACGGTACTTTTGCCGGACTTGACGGTCTTGCGGAGCGGACTGACGGTTTCGGTGACGCTGCGCCACAACGCCCGGTCCTCCGCGTTCAGGTCCCTCGTTTTCCGCGACGCCATCGATCCGGCCTCACGGCTTCGGCACGAAGACGAAGAAACTCCCGTCGGCCTTGATGCCGCCGGCCATCGAGCCTGCCTCACGGCCGGTGCCCCAGAACAGGTCGGCGCGCGCGGGGCCCTTGATCGCCGAGCCGGTATCCTGGGCGATCATCAGGCGGCGGAACGGTTCGCGGGCGCGGTCCTTGCCGATTGGCAGCTCGGCGTCGACGAAGACCGGGGTGCCGTAGCGATGATAGGCGGTGTCGACGGCGATCGACCGCCCCGCGGTCAGGGGCACGCCCTCGCCGCCGATCGGCCCGAGGTCCGGGGCGAGGCCGGCGATCTCGCGGAAGAAGATATAGGAGCGGTTTTCCTGCAGCAGAGACGGCGTGATGTCCGGATTGGCACGGAAGTAGGCGCGCATCGCATCCATCGAGAAGCCGCCGTCCGGCACGATGCCCTTGGCCTGCATCGCCTTGCCGACCGACGAATAGGGATGGCCGTTCTTGCCGGCGAAGCCGACGCGCATCAGCGCGCCGTCGGGCAGCGCGATGCGGGTCGAGCCCTGGATGTGGATATAGAAGGCCTCGACGGAATCCTCGACATAGACGAGCGGCTTCACCGCGCCGTCGAGGGCGCCGCCGTCGATCTCGGCGCGGGTATAGAAGGGCTCGAAGCCGCGTTCGGTCCTGCGGCCCCAGGTCAGGGTCTCGTCCCAGCCTTCGGGACGAGTCTTGCCGGTGACCGGCTCGAGACCGGCGGGCAGCGGATAGAGCGGTGTCGCGAAACGTCCGGTCTTTACGCGCGAGCCGGGAACGACGGGCTCGTAATAAGCGGTATAGACCGCCGCGCCGTCCTTCGGCTCGACGCGGTAGGGGCGGAAGTTCCCGACGAAGAAGGCGCGAACGGCGTCGGCGTCCGGGTCGGACAGCGCCTCCGCCTTGAGACAGACATCGGCGAGCCGGCTTTCGTCGCGGCCATGGCCGCAGGAGCGCAGGAACGCCGCGAAGGCCTCGGACGGATCGTCGGCGGAAAAGCCGGGCAGATCCTCGAAGCCTACGGCCACCAGACGGTGACCGGCCTTGACGGCGGGATGGTCGGCGATCGACCGGTCGCGGCCGGGCAGCGCGAACACGAGCGCCACCACGGCCGCGAGCGCGACAGCGCCGGCCACGCAGGCCAGCTCGCGGCGCCAGCGCGGACGCGCGGTGAAGCGGGCGATCAGCTCAGTCGGCAGACTCGGTGGCAACGAGCTTCCAGTTCGGATCGCGCGATCCGAGGTCCCGGGCGAAGGTCCAGATGTCCGTCACCTCGGTGACCGCGTTGGGATCGCCCTGGATCACCGCGCCGTCCTTGTCGCGTGTGGCGGTGATGAGCTGCGAGACGAACCGCACGGTGACGTGGGCCGTGCGCCCGCGCAGCTGCGCCTCGGTGATGTCGGCCTTGTCGATCGAGACGAAGTTCGACATCGCGGTCTCGCCGCGGCTCTCGCGATCGGCGATGGCGCCGACGAAGCCGTCATAGACCTCCCGGGACAGAAGGTTCTTCAGCATCTTGCGGTCGCCATCGGCGAAGCCGGTGACGATCATCTCGTAGGCCATCCTGGCGCCGTCGACGAATCCTTTCGGATCGAAGGCCGGATCGGTCTGCCTGATCGCGGACAGGCCCTGGGCGAGATCGGAGCCGCGCGGGGCGATATCGCCGAAATCGTCGTTGGCGGCGTTCGCGCGCGGCGCACCCGATTCGGCGCGCGGCGGCAGGTTGACGACCTTGTCGGATGCAGCCGACCCGCTTTCCTTCGGTGCCGAGAAAGGATCATACGGCTGGCGCTCGTTGCCGGTGCGCCGGCCGAGCACGCTCCGCAGCCGCAGGAAAATCACCACGGCGAGGACCAGGAAGAGGATCGTGTAGATATCGAATATGCCGTTCATCAGCACCCGTTTACCGGGATTTGCCCGGTGCGCCAAGAAAGAAGGCGGGATTGGCCAGTGCTTACTATGTAAGGATTGATCCGGCGCGGTCCAGTGCATCGCGCCCGGATCGACCGTAAAACACCAACGGGGTTAAAACGACAGACGATGGGTTTGGTTCTCTTCGCCCTGTTTCTGGGCATTCCGATCGCCGAAATCGCGCTGTTCGTCGTCATCGGCGAGCAAATCGGCGTGCTGGCCACCATCGCGATCGTGATCCTGACCGCGATCGCGGGCGCCTGGCTGGTCCGCCGGCAGGGGCTGGAAACGCTCGCCAAGGCGCGTGCCGACATCGACCGCAACGTCTTGCCGACGGACGCGATGAGCGAGGGCCTGGCGATTCTCGTCGCCGGCGCGCTGCTGCTGACGCCCGGCTTCCTGACCGATGCGATCGGCTTCACGCTGCTGGTCCCGCCGGCCCGGCGCGTGATCGTCTCGGCAATCGCCGGCTGGCTCGCCGGCCGCGTCACCGTCGTCGAGATGGGCGGCGGGGGACCGGGTGGGCGGCCGGGCGGACACCCCCGCGGCCGACACGGACGGCGGGACGACGTCATCGATGTCGAGGCCTACGAGATAGAGATCGACACCGACGGGGCCGAAGACTCCGGGCCGGGCGATGCCGGAACTGGCGATACCAAGTCCGGCGACTCGTCTGGCGGCACGTCCTCGCGCGGCGGGCCGTCGCCATGGCGCAATCCGTGAGGGTGCGCCGAGCGGTGTCGGTTCCGCGCCGCTTGCCCGCCTCGGGGGTGACGTGTTAGCCAGCGGCCCGACACGCTAAAGAGCCACCGGGAGAGCCCGCAAGACTGCGAAGACCGGCTCGACATCCTTTAGCGCCCCTTGAAACCGATCTGTGGATCAACGCAAGCTCCGGAGCGACATTCCATGACCAATGAACCCACCAATGGCGGCGGCGCGGCCGGAAGCGAGGGCGGTGCGGCCGCGACTGGCCAGCAGGCCGGCCCGAGCATCGAGGTGCTTGCCCAGTACATCAAGGACCTGTCTTTCGAGAACCCGCGCGCACCGGCCTCGATGACCGAGCAGCGCACCGGCCAGCCGCCGATCAACTTCAACATCCAGGTCAACGCCAATCCGGCCGGCGACGACCAGATCGAGGTCGAACTCAAGCTGGAAGCGCGCGCGGGTGACGAGACGACCGTGATCTTCGCGCTGGAACTCGTTTATTGCGGCCTGTTCCGGGTCCGCAACATCCCGCAGGAACATTTCCAGCCGTTCGTCATGATCGAGTGCCCGCGCCTGTTGTTCCCGTTCGCGCGGCAGATCGTCGCCGACACGATCGGCGCCGGCGGATTCCCGCCGGTCATGCTCGGCCTCATCGACTTCGCCGCACTCTACCAGCAGCGCATGGCGCAGCAGCCGGCGGCTCAGGCCTGAGATCCCGGCCAGCCTCGCGCTTATCCGGAACTCCGATGGCCGGTCCCCAGGGGCCGGCTAATCCGGGACCGGCTATTCCTCTGGAAGGGTGCGGTATTTGCGCCAGATGGAGTCGGGTCCGAGTTTGGCGATAAAGGCGGCGTGAGCCGCCTTTTCCGTTTCGCTGATCAGCGGGGCCAGCGGAACCGGGCGGGCTGCGCGCGTTTCGTCGGCGCCGCCGCCCGAGCCGGAGACGGTCTCGACCAGGGAAAGCGCGGCCTGCCGGCCACCGATCAACTCGATATAGACTTCGGCGAGCAATTCGGCGTCGAGCAGTGCGCCGTGCTTGTCGCGGCGCGAATTGTCGATGCCGTAGCGACCGCACAGGGCGTCGAGATTGTTCGGACCGCCGGGATGGCGGCGGCGGGCCAGCATCAGCGTGTCGACCGCCTGGGTATAGGGGATCGGCGCGCGACCGAGCGTCTCGAGCTCGTGGTTGAGGAAGCCCATGTCGAACGAGGCGTTGTGGATGATGAGCTTCGAATCGGCGACGAACTCGACGAACTGGTCGGCGATGTCGGCGAAGACGGGATAGTTGGCCAGGAACTCGATCGACAGCCCATGCACGGCGAAGGCCTCGGCGGGCATGTCGCGTTCGGGATTTATGTAAAGGTGCAGGTTCCGGCCCGTCGGGATGTGATTGAGCAGCTCGACGCCGCCGATCTCCACCACCCGGTCGCCGCCGGCCGGATTCAGTCCGGTGGTCTCGGTGTCGAGCACAATCTCGCGCATCGGCGCGCCGATCCTCCCCTCTGGCTCCCGGACCGCGCCGCCCGGCAGGTCCCTGGACTGGTCATGCCGGGTCCGGGCTCAGCCCCAGCGTCTTCGTGCATAGGCCGCGCCCGGTGAGGCGGCAAGGGCCCGCATGATATCGTCCACCTGTTTCTCCGCGAAGCCGAAGCCGCGGCTGGTGTCGACGACGAAGTGGGCGCGCCTGCGTTTTTCGGCGTCGGGCATCTGCCGGGCGAGGATCTTCTCGAACTTCTCCGCGCTCATGCCGCCGCGCTTCAGCACGCGTTCGCGCTGCACCGCGGCGGGAGCGGAGGCGAGAACCACCGCGTCGACACGCGCATCGCCGCCGACCTCGAGCAAAAGCGGCACCTCGGCGACGGCGAAGCGACGGCCTCCGGCGAACGCCGCGTCGAGAAAGGCCGTTTCCCGCGCCTGCACCAGCGGATGGACGATCTTCTCCAGCCGTTTGATCGCCTGATCGTCGCCGAGCACCAGTTTCGACAGCCGGTCGCGGTCGACCCTGCCGTCCACGATCGCATCGGGGAAGACGTCGCCGATCGGACCGACGGCCTCGTTCGCATAGAGGCGATGGACCTCCGCATCCGCATCGTGCACCGGCGCGCCGCGGGCGGCGAACATGCGCCCGGTCGCCGACTTGCCCATGCCGATCGATCCGGTCAGGCCGATTATGAACATCAGGTCCCCTCGATATCCTTGACGAGAACGGCGCGCAGGTCGGAAGTCACATCCGGGCGCACGCCGAACCATTTCTCGAAGCCCGGCACCGCCTGATAGAGCAGCATGCCGAGACCGTCGACGGCGTTCAGATCGCGCGCGCGCGCCGCTTTCAGGAGATTGGTCTCGAGCGGCACGTAGACGATGTCGTTGACGATGGCCTCGGCGGCGAGCGGTGCGAGATCGATCTCGAGCGGCGGATTGCCCTGCATGCCGAGCGACGTCGTGTTGACGAGGAGGCGCGCATCCTCGAGCACCGTATCGATCTCGTCCCAGCCGCGGGCGATCACCGCCGGGCCGAAAGCGTCGGCCAGGGCCGCGGCCCGATCGAGGGAGCGGTTGACGACATCGATGCGGCCGACACCGCGGGTCAGCAGTCCGTGGACGATGCCGCGCGCCGCACCGCCGGCGCCAAGCACCACGGCGCGGTCGAGGCCCGCGTCCCATCGCGGCGCGCCGGCATCGAGATTGGCGAGGAAGCCGTAGACGTCGGTATTGGCGCCGACGAGGTCTCCGTCCTGGTACCAGACCGTGTTCACCGCACCGAGGCGCGCCGCGGTCTCGTCACGCCGGGCGACGAGACGGGCGGCCGCTTCCTTGTGCGGCAGCGTGACGTTGCAGCCGACATAACCGTGCGCGGAAAGATCGGACAGGAAGGCCTCGAAATCCTCCGGCTCGATTTCCTCGATGACGTAGTCGCCGGCGATGCCGTAGCGCCGAAGCCAATGACGGTGGATAAGCGGCGAGCGTGAATGCCTGGCCGGCCAGCCGATGACGCAGGCCTTTGGTATATCGTTCATTTTTCGACGACGCCGAGCTTTCTCAATTCAGCCAGAACGGGCAGGAGGGGCAGGCCGAGGATGGTGGCGTGATCGCCGTCGATGTGCTCGAAGAGCTGCAGGCCGAGACCCTCGACCCGGTAGGAGCCGACACTGTCGAGCATGTCTTCACCGGCGGCGACCGAATAGCGGCCGAGGAACTGCGGGGTGAAGTCGCGCATGGTCAGCGCCGCGGTCTCGAGCGTCGACCACAGCTGCTCGCCATCGCGCACGATCGCGACGGCGGCATGAAGCAGATGGGTCTTGCCGCGCAGACGCAGGAGGTTCGAACGGGCCTGTTCGATGCTCTCGGGCTTGACGAAGAGTTCGCCGTCGAGCTCGAGCGTCTGGTCGGCGCCGATGACGATGGCACCGGGACGGTTGGCGCTTACGGCATCGGCCTTGGCGGCGGCCAGGACCGAGGCGACATCGGCGGGCGGCAGATCCTCCTCGGTGTCCTGAACTATCGCGTCGATCATCGCGCGCTCGTCGAGACCCGACGGAACGGCCTCGACGTCGAGGCCAACGGCCTCGAGCAGGCTGCGGCGGGTACGGCTGGCGGATGCCAGAACCACCGGTTTCAGGGCAAGCGGACGGTCATGCGTCATTGGCGTGCTCCTTATAGTGGGCGAGGATCGCCGCGGCCGTTTCCTCGATGGAACGGCGGGTCACATCGATCAGCGGCCAGCCCTGGCGGGCGCAGAGCTTGCGGGTAAAGGCGATCTCGGCTGCCACGCTCGACTTGTCCACATAGGCGGTGTTGTCGTCGGCGTTCAGCGACAACAGGCGATTCTGGCGGATCTGGACGATACGCTCGGGGCTGGCGATCAGGCCGACGATCAGCGGCTTCGTCACCTCGTCGAGCTGCGGTGGCAGGGGGATGCCGGGCACCACGGGGATATTGGCTGTCTTTATGCCGCGGTTGGCGAGATAGATGCTGGTCGGTGTTTTCGACGTGCGCGAGATGCCGACGAGGACGACGTCCGCCTCGTTCAGATCCTCCGGCATCTGCCCGTCGTCGTGCAGCAGCGTGTAGTTCAATGCGTCGATGCGGCGGAAATATTCCGTGTTGAGTACGTGCTGTCCGCCGATACGCGGCGTCGACTCGGTGCCGAGATAGGAGCGGAACACGCCGAGCACCGGTGCGAGCACCGATACGCAGGGCGTGCCGATCTCCTTACAGCGCTTTTCCAGCCGCTCGCTGAGCTCGGCCCCGATCAGCGTATAGAGGACGATGCCCGGCGCGTCCTCGATGTCGGTAATGACGCGCTCGAGCTGCTTTTGCGAACGCACCAGCGGATAGACGTGTTCGATCGCGCGCACCGAAGCGTATTGCGCGGCCACCGCGCGCGCCACCGCGATCAGCGTCTCGCCCGTCGCATCGGAGACCAGGTGCAGGTGAACGTAGCTATGAATGCGATCCGGCATCGGCTTGTTGAGACCTGTGGAGAACCTGGTCGTTATCCCACGCTCTGGGGCGCGGTCGGGAATCCTATCCGCTGACTTAGCGTTTGACCCGCTCGGTCATCAACAGGTTCTTCCGTTCGAGGAGGGGATCGGGGATGTCCGGTTGATTTCGTTAATAATGGGTAAACATGCTGAGCCGGTTTTCGGACCGAGCCGGTGGGGCCTTGAAATTATTAATGAAATCTTAACGGGCCGGGCCGCGACGAAATGCGGCTTGTCAGATCATTCTGGGACCGGTGTTGTGGACAGAGTTTAATCCCGCTAGTTGGCTCTCTAAGAATCGGAATCGAAGGAATCCTCTCTCTTTGACTCTATTGAAAGAAGACCATCGGCCTGTTGATCGTCGCGTGGCGAAGGTTCTGGCAGGCGAGCGATACGACGTGCCGCCCGTCTGGATGATGCGGCAGGCAGGACGGTATCTGCCGGAGTACCGGGACGTGCGGGCGCGCTATCCCAGTTTCCTGGACCTGTGCTACACGCCGGAGGCTGCGACCGAGGTGACGCTGCAGCCGATACGGCGGTTCGGGTTCGATGCGGCGATCCTGTTCTCCGACATCTTGGTCGTGCCGGATGCACTCGGACAGCCGGTGCGGTTCGAGCAGGGCGAAGGGCCCAGGCTCGCGCCGCTATCGGGAGGCGCGGCGATCGCGGCGCTGACGCCGGAGAGGATCGCCAGCCATCTTGCCCCGGTGTTCGAGACGGTGGAACGGGTGCGGGCGGGATTACCCGACGAGGTGACGCTGCTGGGCTTCTGCGGGGCGCCGTGGACGGTCGCCACGTATATGATCGCCGGTCAGGGCA is drawn from Microbaculum marinisediminis and contains these coding sequences:
- a CDS encoding pyruvate, water dikinase regulatory protein, producing MPDRIHSYVHLHLVSDATGETLIAVARAVAAQYASVRAIEHVYPLVRSQKQLERVITDIEDAPGIVLYTLIGAELSERLEKRCKEIGTPCVSVLAPVLGVFRSYLGTESTPRIGGQHVLNTEYFRRIDALNYTLLHDDGQMPEDLNEADVVLVGISRTSKTPTSIYLANRGIKTANIPVVPGIPLPPQLDEVTKPLIVGLIASPERIVQIRQNRLLSLNADDNTAYVDKSSVAAEIAFTRKLCARQGWPLIDVTRRSIEETAAAILAHYKEHANDA